One genomic segment of Arachis duranensis cultivar V14167 chromosome 4, aradu.V14167.gnm2.J7QH, whole genome shotgun sequence includes these proteins:
- the LOC107483109 gene encoding protein argonaute 2 isoform X2, whose product MESGGDGRGHGGRGLRRQQRQPELNLQPQWRRPLTSPTTSHSNITLQPQWRRSTQPPPAALPSHPQYSATAAEQPRELLLQPEWRRPRPPTTTTTSSPEPEPARRLPRPTSSFWNQNQYSPKPQSSSSGSEGSRTSSAADHADFWRLPSDSQAPKLERLQISRQFATPCSTLERKDKLSPIRRPDNGGTLAILTNKLRVNHFLVKLNPESVIMHYNVGVKPKFPSKHGRPQKLSKSDLSMIRDKLFSDDPERLPLDMTAYDGAKNIFSAIQLPEETFTVELSEGDDEKTLTYSVTLTLVNTYRLRKLMDYLNGHSLSIPRDILQGMDVVVKENPSRRTVAVGRHFYPPMTLKDLHRGIIAVGGFQHSLKPTSQGLSLCVDYSVLAFRKQVSVLDFLHEHIHNFKLEEFEYFRKDVEDALIGLKVSVTHRKSKQKYTVVRLTPQNARYVTFPIDNAEGWNLSKNASLLSFFRDKYGKDIVYKDIPCLDLGKGNKKNYVPMEFCVLVGGQKYPKERLDADSAKTLKALSLAHPTERESAIQKMVHSNDGPCGGGVITNFGMKVNTNMTTILGRVIAPPELKLGDPNGKAIKISLDLEKCNWNLLGRSMAEGKPVDCWAILDFTSSGSYRHQLRVNEFVKKLIGKYERMGINMQEPIWYEESSMQILARNDLLSELLQKISNTCKQNHGHMQFLLCVMTKKSPGYKYLKWISETKVGIVTQCCLSHSANEGDDLFYTNLALKINAKLGGSNVELNNMFPYFEEDRHVMFVGADVNHPGSRDTKSPSIAAVVATVNWPAANRYAARVCPQYNRSEKILNFGEVCFELVACYRRMNGVRPEKIIIFRDGVSEYQFDMVLNEELQDLKREFQRLNYFPTITLIVAQKRHQTRFFPEGRRDGSSTGNVLPGTVVDAKVTHPFEFDFYLCSYYGSIGTSKPTHYHVLWDEHRFKSDELQKLIYDMCFTFAKCTKPVSLVPPVYYADLAAYRGRLYHEARVGMQSMKSVGSSSSKASFEQGFYRLHPDLENLMFFI is encoded by the exons ATGGAATCCGGTGGTGACGGCCGCGGTCACGGCGGAAGAGGGCTACGCCGCCAACAACGACAGCCGGAGCTCAATCTTCAACCACAATGGCGTCGTCCCTTAACATCACCCACAACCTCACACTCAAACATCACTCTCCAACCCCAATGGCGACGATCGACGCAACCGCCGCCAGCAGCCCTTCCTTCTCACCCTCAGTATTCTGCCACCGCCGCTGAACAACCGCGTGAGCTCCTTCTCCAACCAGAATGGCGCCGCCCGAGGCCCCCGACGACGACAACAACTTCTTCTCCGGAACCGGAACCGGCACGGAGGCTACCGAGGCCCACTTCTTCGTTCTGGAACCAGAATCAGTATTCTCCGAAGCCGCAGAGCTCGAGTTCCGGCAGTGAAGGTTCTAGAACTTCCAGCGCTGCTGACCATGCTGACTTTTGGCGACTTCCCTCAG ATTCTCAAGCTCCCAAACTAGAAAGACTGCAAATATCCAGACAGTTTGCTACCCCATGTAGTACCCTCGAAAGGAAGGATAAGCTTTCACCTATTCGGAGACCCGACAATGGTGGCACATTGGCAATTCTAACTAACAAACTCCGTGTTAATCATTTCCTTGTGAAGTTAAATCCAGAGAGTGTAATAATGCATTACAATGTTGGCGTTAAACCAAAGTTTCCCTCAAAGCATGGCCGGCCTCAGAAATTATCAAAATCTGATCTGTCCATGATTAGAGATAAATTGTTTTCTGATGATCCAGAGAGATTACCCTTGGATATGACTGCATATGATGGTGCAAAGAATATCTTTAGTGCAATACAATTACCGGAAGAAACCTTTACTGTGGAGCTTTCTGAAGGAGATGATGAAAAGACCCTTACATATAGTGTTACCTTAACACTTGTTAATACATACAGGCTTCGCAAGCTAATGGACTATCTTAATGGTCACAGCCTCTCAATTCCCAGGGATATTTTACAAGGGATGGATGTGGTGGTCAAGGAGAATCCATCTAGGCGCACTGTTGCAGTGGGACGACACTTCTATCCCCCTATGACACTGAAAGATCTTCACCGCGGCATAATTGCTGTTGGTGGGTTTCAGCATAGTTTAAAGCCTACATCGCAGGGTCTGTCCCTATGCGTAGACTACTCTGTGTTGGCTTTCCGAAAGCAAGTGTCAGTCTTGGATTTCTTGCATGAgcatatacataattttaagtTGGAGGAATTTGAATACTTCAGAAAGGATGTTGAAGATGCACTTATTGGATTGAAAGTTAGTGTGACTCATCGTAAATCCAAACAGAAATATACTGTTGTGAGATTAACACCTCAGAATGCAAGGTACGTCACTTTTCCCATTGACAATGCTGAGGGGTGGAATCTCTCAAAGAATGCTAGTCTTCTTAGCTTTTTTAGAGACAAATATGGGAAAGACATTGTATACAAAGATATTCCCTGTTTAGACTTAGGGAAAGGCAACAAGAAGAACTATGTACCTATGGAATTCTGTGTTTTGGTTGGGGGGCAAAAATATCCTAAAGAACGTCTGGATGCAGATTCTGCAAAGACATTGAAAGCACTGTCACTAGCTCACCCAACTGAGAGGGAGAGTGCAATACAAAAGATGGTGCACTCAAATGATGGACCTTGCGG TGGTGGTGTGATAACAAATTTTGGAATGAAAGTGAACACGAACATGACAACCATTCTAGGACGTGTCATTGCCCCCCCAGAATTAAAGCTAGGTGATCCAAATGGCAAGGCTATCAAGATATCGTTGGATCTAGAGAAATGTAATTGGAACCTTCTTGGAAGATCAATGGCAGAAGGCAAACCAGTTGATTGTTGGGCCATTCTTGATTTTACTAGTTCTGGGTCATATAGGCACCAATTGAGAGTCAACGAATTCGTTAAAAAGCTTATTGGTAAATACGAAAGAATGGGTATAAACATGCAGGAGCCCATTTGGTATGAAGAATCTTCAATGCAGATACTTGCAAGGAATGATTTGCTCTCTGAATTACTTCAAAAGATTAGCAATACTTGTAAACAGAATCATGGTCACATGCAATTTCTCCTGTGTGTGATGACTAAGAAAAGTCCAGGTTACAAGTACCTTAAGTGGATTTCTGAGACCAAAGTTGGTATAGTGACACAATGCTGCTTATCTCATAGTGCTAATGAAGGGGATGACCTATTTTATACTAATCTGGCCCTCAAGATCAATGCCAAGCTTGGAGGCAGTAATGTAGAGCTCAACAATATGTTCCCTTACTTTGAGGAAGATAGGCATGTTATGTTTGTTGGGGCTGATGTCAATCATCCTGGTTCTCGGGACACCAAGAGTCCATCAATTGCTGCTGTGGTTGCAACTGTTAATTGGCCTGCAGCAAATCGCTACGCAGCACGTGTTTGCCCTCAGTACAATCGGAGCGAGAAAATACTCAACTTTGGGGAAGTTTGCTTTGAGCTTGTTGCATGTTATAGAAGGATGAATGGAGTCAGGCCTGAAAAAATCATCATTTTTCGTGATGGGGTGAGTGAGTACCAGTTTGATATGGTTCTTAACGAAGAGCTACAGGATTTGAAGAGAGAATTCCAGAGATTAAATTACTTCCCAACTATCACTCTTATTGTAGCACAAAAACGACATCAAACTCGATTCTTTCCAGAGGGTAGGAGGGATGGATCTTCCACTGGCAATGTTCTGCCAGGAACAGTTGTTGATGCAAAAGTTACTCACCCTTTTGAGTTTGACTTTTACCTTTGTAGTTACTATGGAAGCATAGGCACCAGCAAGCCTACTCACTACCACGTTTTATGGGATGAACACAGGTTTAAATCTGATGAATTGCAGAAGCTTATATATGACATGTGCTTCACCTTTGCAAAGTGCACTAAACCTGTATCGTTAGTCCCTCCAGTGTACTATGCTGACCTCGCTGCTTATAGAGGACGATTATACCATGAAGCAAGGGTTGGGATGCAatctatgaaatcagtaggatCCTCATCTTCTAAGGCTTCTTTTGAGCAGGGATTTTATAGGTTGCATCCTGACTTGGAAAACTTGATGTTCTTCATCTAA
- the LOC107483109 gene encoding protein argonaute 2 isoform X1 codes for MESGGDGRGHGGRGLRRQQRQPELNLQPQWRRPLTSPTTSHSNITLQPQWRRSTQPPPAALPSHPQYSATAAEQPRELLLQPEWRRPRPPTTTTTSSPEPEPARRLPRPTSSFWNQNQYSPKPQSSSSGSEGSRTSSAADHADFWRLPSGIYNDSQAPKLERLQISRQFATPCSTLERKDKLSPIRRPDNGGTLAILTNKLRVNHFLVKLNPESVIMHYNVGVKPKFPSKHGRPQKLSKSDLSMIRDKLFSDDPERLPLDMTAYDGAKNIFSAIQLPEETFTVELSEGDDEKTLTYSVTLTLVNTYRLRKLMDYLNGHSLSIPRDILQGMDVVVKENPSRRTVAVGRHFYPPMTLKDLHRGIIAVGGFQHSLKPTSQGLSLCVDYSVLAFRKQVSVLDFLHEHIHNFKLEEFEYFRKDVEDALIGLKVSVTHRKSKQKYTVVRLTPQNARYVTFPIDNAEGWNLSKNASLLSFFRDKYGKDIVYKDIPCLDLGKGNKKNYVPMEFCVLVGGQKYPKERLDADSAKTLKALSLAHPTERESAIQKMVHSNDGPCGGGVITNFGMKVNTNMTTILGRVIAPPELKLGDPNGKAIKISLDLEKCNWNLLGRSMAEGKPVDCWAILDFTSSGSYRHQLRVNEFVKKLIGKYERMGINMQEPIWYEESSMQILARNDLLSELLQKISNTCKQNHGHMQFLLCVMTKKSPGYKYLKWISETKVGIVTQCCLSHSANEGDDLFYTNLALKINAKLGGSNVELNNMFPYFEEDRHVMFVGADVNHPGSRDTKSPSIAAVVATVNWPAANRYAARVCPQYNRSEKILNFGEVCFELVACYRRMNGVRPEKIIIFRDGVSEYQFDMVLNEELQDLKREFQRLNYFPTITLIVAQKRHQTRFFPEGRRDGSSTGNVLPGTVVDAKVTHPFEFDFYLCSYYGSIGTSKPTHYHVLWDEHRFKSDELQKLIYDMCFTFAKCTKPVSLVPPVYYADLAAYRGRLYHEARVGMQSMKSVGSSSSKASFEQGFYRLHPDLENLMFFI; via the exons ATGGAATCCGGTGGTGACGGCCGCGGTCACGGCGGAAGAGGGCTACGCCGCCAACAACGACAGCCGGAGCTCAATCTTCAACCACAATGGCGTCGTCCCTTAACATCACCCACAACCTCACACTCAAACATCACTCTCCAACCCCAATGGCGACGATCGACGCAACCGCCGCCAGCAGCCCTTCCTTCTCACCCTCAGTATTCTGCCACCGCCGCTGAACAACCGCGTGAGCTCCTTCTCCAACCAGAATGGCGCCGCCCGAGGCCCCCGACGACGACAACAACTTCTTCTCCGGAACCGGAACCGGCACGGAGGCTACCGAGGCCCACTTCTTCGTTCTGGAACCAGAATCAGTATTCTCCGAAGCCGCAGAGCTCGAGTTCCGGCAGTGAAGGTTCTAGAACTTCCAGCGCTGCTGACCATGCTGACTTTTGGCGACTTCCCTCAGGTATCTACAATG ATTCTCAAGCTCCCAAACTAGAAAGACTGCAAATATCCAGACAGTTTGCTACCCCATGTAGTACCCTCGAAAGGAAGGATAAGCTTTCACCTATTCGGAGACCCGACAATGGTGGCACATTGGCAATTCTAACTAACAAACTCCGTGTTAATCATTTCCTTGTGAAGTTAAATCCAGAGAGTGTAATAATGCATTACAATGTTGGCGTTAAACCAAAGTTTCCCTCAAAGCATGGCCGGCCTCAGAAATTATCAAAATCTGATCTGTCCATGATTAGAGATAAATTGTTTTCTGATGATCCAGAGAGATTACCCTTGGATATGACTGCATATGATGGTGCAAAGAATATCTTTAGTGCAATACAATTACCGGAAGAAACCTTTACTGTGGAGCTTTCTGAAGGAGATGATGAAAAGACCCTTACATATAGTGTTACCTTAACACTTGTTAATACATACAGGCTTCGCAAGCTAATGGACTATCTTAATGGTCACAGCCTCTCAATTCCCAGGGATATTTTACAAGGGATGGATGTGGTGGTCAAGGAGAATCCATCTAGGCGCACTGTTGCAGTGGGACGACACTTCTATCCCCCTATGACACTGAAAGATCTTCACCGCGGCATAATTGCTGTTGGTGGGTTTCAGCATAGTTTAAAGCCTACATCGCAGGGTCTGTCCCTATGCGTAGACTACTCTGTGTTGGCTTTCCGAAAGCAAGTGTCAGTCTTGGATTTCTTGCATGAgcatatacataattttaagtTGGAGGAATTTGAATACTTCAGAAAGGATGTTGAAGATGCACTTATTGGATTGAAAGTTAGTGTGACTCATCGTAAATCCAAACAGAAATATACTGTTGTGAGATTAACACCTCAGAATGCAAGGTACGTCACTTTTCCCATTGACAATGCTGAGGGGTGGAATCTCTCAAAGAATGCTAGTCTTCTTAGCTTTTTTAGAGACAAATATGGGAAAGACATTGTATACAAAGATATTCCCTGTTTAGACTTAGGGAAAGGCAACAAGAAGAACTATGTACCTATGGAATTCTGTGTTTTGGTTGGGGGGCAAAAATATCCTAAAGAACGTCTGGATGCAGATTCTGCAAAGACATTGAAAGCACTGTCACTAGCTCACCCAACTGAGAGGGAGAGTGCAATACAAAAGATGGTGCACTCAAATGATGGACCTTGCGG TGGTGGTGTGATAACAAATTTTGGAATGAAAGTGAACACGAACATGACAACCATTCTAGGACGTGTCATTGCCCCCCCAGAATTAAAGCTAGGTGATCCAAATGGCAAGGCTATCAAGATATCGTTGGATCTAGAGAAATGTAATTGGAACCTTCTTGGAAGATCAATGGCAGAAGGCAAACCAGTTGATTGTTGGGCCATTCTTGATTTTACTAGTTCTGGGTCATATAGGCACCAATTGAGAGTCAACGAATTCGTTAAAAAGCTTATTGGTAAATACGAAAGAATGGGTATAAACATGCAGGAGCCCATTTGGTATGAAGAATCTTCAATGCAGATACTTGCAAGGAATGATTTGCTCTCTGAATTACTTCAAAAGATTAGCAATACTTGTAAACAGAATCATGGTCACATGCAATTTCTCCTGTGTGTGATGACTAAGAAAAGTCCAGGTTACAAGTACCTTAAGTGGATTTCTGAGACCAAAGTTGGTATAGTGACACAATGCTGCTTATCTCATAGTGCTAATGAAGGGGATGACCTATTTTATACTAATCTGGCCCTCAAGATCAATGCCAAGCTTGGAGGCAGTAATGTAGAGCTCAACAATATGTTCCCTTACTTTGAGGAAGATAGGCATGTTATGTTTGTTGGGGCTGATGTCAATCATCCTGGTTCTCGGGACACCAAGAGTCCATCAATTGCTGCTGTGGTTGCAACTGTTAATTGGCCTGCAGCAAATCGCTACGCAGCACGTGTTTGCCCTCAGTACAATCGGAGCGAGAAAATACTCAACTTTGGGGAAGTTTGCTTTGAGCTTGTTGCATGTTATAGAAGGATGAATGGAGTCAGGCCTGAAAAAATCATCATTTTTCGTGATGGGGTGAGTGAGTACCAGTTTGATATGGTTCTTAACGAAGAGCTACAGGATTTGAAGAGAGAATTCCAGAGATTAAATTACTTCCCAACTATCACTCTTATTGTAGCACAAAAACGACATCAAACTCGATTCTTTCCAGAGGGTAGGAGGGATGGATCTTCCACTGGCAATGTTCTGCCAGGAACAGTTGTTGATGCAAAAGTTACTCACCCTTTTGAGTTTGACTTTTACCTTTGTAGTTACTATGGAAGCATAGGCACCAGCAAGCCTACTCACTACCACGTTTTATGGGATGAACACAGGTTTAAATCTGATGAATTGCAGAAGCTTATATATGACATGTGCTTCACCTTTGCAAAGTGCACTAAACCTGTATCGTTAGTCCCTCCAGTGTACTATGCTGACCTCGCTGCTTATAGAGGACGATTATACCATGAAGCAAGGGTTGGGATGCAatctatgaaatcagtaggatCCTCATCTTCTAAGGCTTCTTTTGAGCAGGGATTTTATAGGTTGCATCCTGACTTGGAAAACTTGATGTTCTTCATCTAA
- the LOC107483087 gene encoding uncharacterized protein LOC107483087, whose amino-acid sequence MAKGTRTPTISPCQKERLTIDNPFSKKITKFQMPKKFVLPTALEPKSYKGFGDLRIHVKKFQSMIFFNSASEPILCRAFPTFLDGAALHWFSKLSAGSISSFEELARSFIDYFAASRIYVHGSDYLSTIRQGQQESLKNYMTWFADLTMEIPYLNPEVHLHALKSGLCPSKFQEMITVTKPKTLDEFREKAVGQIEVKELREARKTDKHLPKREEEKAFRSSGNKESKNLSSTYTRFNTKRENIIKEILHAKLIKPPIRARSYQDQRFVDKNKYCAFHLKFGHTTDECVIAKDLLERLARQGLLNKYIEEQKNKENNSERKERLQTSAEQDKRKCIVPDPPRSIINYISGGYAGGSETISARKCSYLEMLAIEGTTYSKKRNTQNMLITFSQSDLNLTSPNLDDPVVISIQTREMLVRKVLLDPGSNTDVLFYSTFKKMKLCEKAMQPSSGELVEFFGERVPILGHKWLKTTMEESPLSRTIDIQYLIVDCYSPYNMIMGMPTLNAFRIVVSTLHLYVKFPMQENRIATVHADHQEARQCYNASLKQNSEKQTPRPRVQAIHRPNEVLTLSELDPREDLNERPQPMDTLQRVILTNKEEQFTYIGEALKGEEQSK is encoded by the coding sequence ATGGCGAAGGGAACACGGACCCCCACAATCTCACCCTGCCAAAAAGAGAGGCTAACCATAGACAACCCTTTCTCGAAGAAGATTACCAAATTTCAAATGCCAAAAAAATTCGTGCTGCCAACCGCCCTTGAACCCAAATCATACAAAGGATTCGGTGATCTCCGTATCCACGTTAAGAAATTTCAAtccatgatattttttaatagtgcCTCTGAACCTATACTTTGCCGAGCATTTCCTACTTTCTTAGACGGTGCTGCATTACATTGGTTTTCTAAGTTGTCTGCAGGTTCAATCTCCTCTTTCGAAGAACTAGCGAGATCCTTCATCGATTACTTTGCTGCATCGAGAATATATGTGCATGGGTCAGACTACTTGAGCACCATCAGACAAGGGCAACAGGAGAGCTTAAAGAACTACATGACATGGTTTGCCGACTTAACCATGGAAATTCCATATCTGAACCCGGAGGTCCATTTACATGCCCTCAAAAGCGGCCTCTGTCCTAGCAAGTTTCAAGAAATGATCACAGTGACAAAACCAAAAACTTTGGACGAATTCCGAGAAAAGGCCGTCGGGCAGATAGAGGTCAAAGAGCTTCGTGAAGCTCGGAAAACAGACAAACACCTAcccaaaagagaagaagagaaggctTTCAGGTCGTCAGGAAACAAGGAATCAAAGAACCTTTCAAGCACTTACACCCGATTCAACACGAAAAGAGAGAACATAATCAAAGAAATCCTCCATGCAAAGCTGATCAAACCGCCAATCCGAGCAAGAAGCTACCAAGACCAGAGATTTGTGGACAAAAATAAATACTGTGCTTTCCACCTGAAATTCGGGCACACCACAGACGAGTGTGTCATAGCAAAGGACTTATTAGAGAGGTTAGCTCGACAAGGTCTCCTAAACAAGTACATTGAGGAACAAAAGAACAAGGAAAACAACTCAGAACGAAAGGAGCGTCTACAAACATCCGCAGAACAAGACAAAAGGAAATGTATAGTGCCTGACCCACCAAGAAGCATAATAAACTACATATCAGGAGGATATGCGGGGGGCAGTGAAACAATCTCGGCCAGGAAGTGCAGTTACCTGGAAATGCTAGCAATTGAAGGAACGACATACTCCAAAAaaagaaacacacaaaacaTGCTGATAACCTTCTCCCAATCTGACCTCAATTTAACAAGCCCAAACCTTGATGACCCAGTGGTAATCTCCATTCAGACTAGAGAAATGTTGGTAAGAAAAGTTTTATTAGACCCAGGCAGCAATACCGATGTCCTGTTTTACTCTACTTTTAAAAAGATGAAACTATGTGAAAAAGCCATGCAACCCTCTTCGGGAGAGCTGGTTGAGTTCTTTGGAGAGAGGGTCCCCATCCTAGGGCATAAATGGCTAAAGACGACAATGGAAGAAAGCCCATTGTCGAGAACAATTGATATTCAATACCTTATAGTAGACTGCTATAGTCCATATAATATGATTATGGGAATGCCTACTTTGAATGCTTTTAGGATAGTGGTATCTACTTTACATTTGTACGTTAAATTCCCTATGCAGGAAAACAGAATCGCAACAGTACATGCTGATCACCAAGAAGCTCGACAGTGCTACAATGCCAGCCTAAAGCAAAACTCAGAAAAACAAACACCTCGGCCACGGGTGCAAGCCATTCACCGTCCCAACGAGGTCCTAACGCTGTCCGAACTTGATCCCAGGGAAGACCTTAATGAAAGACCTCAACCCATGGACACCCTCCAACGAGTCATATTGACCAATAAGGAGGAACAATTCACATACATCGGAGAAGCTCTTAAAGGAGAAGAACAATCAAAATGA